GCTTTCGAAATCAGCGGGATATACCCGTGCGGTGTTTCCATGAGACTCCACGGCATCCCGGACATGACCTCACCCTCCGGCCAGATTGCCGACGCGGACAATGCCTCGCAGAGCGCAAGCGCTGTGTCACCGCCAGTCGCCACAAAGCCGATGCGGCTTGACTCGTCGGAACCTTGCACGGTTTGCACCCAGTGGAAAATTACGTCGGCCAAATCGCTTTCGAAGCTGCCAGGAACATCCGGCTCGCGCAAAGCGCGCTCTTCTGACAAGCTGAGTCCGACGATGTGGTCAGCAGCGTGCGTCAGATGTTCCTTCGCTTGCTTCATCTCGTCGTGATGATGAGCAGCTGACGCTAAGCGCACAGGCTGCATTTCAACAACTTCGACGCCAAGGGCAGATGCGGCGTGGGCGAGTTGCATGTGCGCCGTGGGATTGGCGCTGCCGACAGCAATCAGCACGCGGCTGCACGCGGTGGGACTCGGCTTCTCGGCATCTGTGAGGCTAGACCCCGTGTCGGCGGTGAGGCTAGACCTCTTGACGTCGGTGAGGCTAGACAGCACGGCATCCTGCGGACCAACTTCAGTTAAGTGGTCTGGGTCGGGCTCTGACTTTATCCAGAGGGCTGCCAGTGGCTTTGCGAGGCCTGCCGAGCCACAAGGAAGTACCTCCGGGTGTTCAGCGATGGTGGCAGCAATGATGGCCAGGTCGGTATCCGTCTCAGCGTCAGCCACAACGATAACCTTCTCCTCAGTCAGACCATCGAGAAATTTTGTCACGGCTGTGTTTCCCTGTTTGATGATTGCACCGATCAGGTGGACCACAGGTAGACGCGTGGTCGTTTGAATTAGGTCCGCCGCTTTATCTTCAGTCACCGGGTGGCGCGGGTCTTTGGCAAATGCCGTCTGGCTGATGGGAACGCCGTTCACCTGTAACACGCCATCGCGAACGGATCGGCCATTTGCTGGAAAGGCGGGTGCGACCACCGCGATGCGGCGTCCTAAGCCCCGGAGTAATGCCTCAATTTCACTTCCAATATGCCCTCTGAGGGTAGAATCGATTTTCTTATAGACCAAAAACGGTCCTTGCAATGTGGCTGCTAACTGATGGCCTGCCGTAAAGACTCGCTGCACCGCAGTCGCCTCGTCGATGCCTCTACTTTCTGCGTCGAACACTTGCACCACGTCTTGCCCGAGGGAAAACATAAAAGGCACGCGTGGGTTGAACGTAACACGGACACGGTGCGATGGCGTACGAAAGTAGTTGGCTGCATCAGCGGCCCCGGTCAGGTCATCGGCGATCACGAAGATCGGTTGTTTACTCATGACGGATCACCGTTCCCTTTCTCGGCTCAGCCGACATTTTGGGGCGAGGTTTCAATCACCTTCATCCCGCTTTGCATCACAGCGTCGCGAAACACGTCAGGGACATAGTCCGTGACAATCGCATCGACCGATGAAAGGGGAGAAAATGCTTCTAAGCCAGAGTCACAAAACTTGTCGTGGCGTGCGAGTAGAATCGTCCGTCGTGCGTGTGCCAAGGCCGTCAGCTTGACACCATAGGTCGAGGGGTTCAAATTGAACAACCCTGTCTTGACGTCAACACGCGCTGACGAGAGAAAATATGTGCTTGAGCCGTGACGACTGAAGTATTCCTCTGTTTCCTGGCCAAATACAGCGGCCATGGCAGGCACGTACAGACCAGGTGCGAGGTGGACATGGATACCACGCTTCGCCAAGGGTTGGAGGACCGCAAGCGAATTGGTGTATACAAGCACTTCAGACGGCAGATAATACGCCATGTGTGCGACAGTCGATCCGGAGTCGAGCACCACAACATCCGAAGACTCAACCATTTTCGCCGCCTCTGCTGCGATGGCTCGCTTTTCCTGCCATCCTTGCTGAGATCGAACGTCGAAGATGGGGCCGAATTCCTCATCCACGCCTGTGCGAAGCATTCGACCAGCTTCGTTTGGCTGGTAGTTCATTTCATTTGCGATGTCGCGGATGCGCTGCGCCAACTCCTTGTCTCGAGTGGGCAAACCGTTTAAGACCCGAGACACTGTCGACAATGAGGTGCCGACTTGCTGGGCAATATCCTTAATCGTCACCATACATGTCACCCCGTCTAAAACTGCACACGTTTTCTGCAAACGTATTCAGTTGCAAATGCATCATACTACCGCGATGCAAATTTGTAAAGAGATGCGAGATGGGATGCGCGGAAGAGCGGAAGAGCGGAAGAGCGGAAGAGCGGAAGAGCGGAAGAGCGGAAGAGCGGCAGCCCTTATGTGTACCCCTGGGGGTATGCGAGTGGGTTCAGGTAGCACCAGGGTTTAGCTCGTAAGGTACCCCGTGGGGTATGCGGATAGATTCAAGTATCAACTTTATACTTAGAGGCAAACCCCAGGGGGTATGTGTCCGAAATAGCGCTGCCTTCAGTATCCTTATTCGTCAACCCCAGGGGGTATCTTAAGTATCAACATGTATCCTACGTCCGATCTCGATACCCCCACGTCTTCTCACGCAGCGATACTTTTGATGCTTCTGGATTGCGGGATACCCCATCGTTTGAGCAGACAGCGATAATTTTGTACGCTACAGAATTCCGGAT
The Alicyclobacillus curvatus genome window above contains:
- a CDS encoding four-carbon acid sugar kinase family protein, translated to MSKQPIFVIADDLTGAADAANYFRTPSHRVRVTFNPRVPFMFSLGQDVVQVFDAESRGIDEATAVQRVFTAGHQLAATLQGPFLVYKKIDSTLRGHIGSEIEALLRGLGRRIAVVAPAFPANGRSVRDGVLQVNGVPISQTAFAKDPRHPVTEDKAADLIQTTTRLPVVHLIGAIIKQGNTAVTKFLDGLTEEKVIVVADAETDTDLAIIAATIAEHPEVLPCGSAGLAKPLAALWIKSEPDPDHLTEVGPQDAVLSSLTDVKRSSLTADTGSSLTDAEKPSPTACSRVLIAVGSANPTAHMQLAHAASALGVEVVEMQPVRLASAAHHHDEMKQAKEHLTHAADHIVGLSLSEERALREPDVPGSFESDLADVIFHWVQTVQGSDESSRIGFVATGGDTALALCEALSASAIWPEGEVMSGMPWSLMETPHGYIPLISKAGGFGDADALQKAAQFLNQPISRCRTVNPQVTLNQQVTMNS
- a CDS encoding DeoR/GlpR transcriptional regulator, translating into MVTIKDIAQQVGTSLSTVSRVLNGLPTRDKELAQRIRDIANEMNYQPNEAGRMLRTGVDEEFGPIFDVRSQQGWQEKRAIAAEAAKMVESSDVVVLDSGSTVAHMAYYLPSEVLVYTNSLAVLQPLAKRGIHVHLAPGLYVPAMAAVFGQETEEYFSRHGSSTYFLSSARVDVKTGLFNLNPSTYGVKLTALAHARRTILLARHDKFCDSGLEAFSPLSSVDAIVTDYVPDVFRDAVMQSGMKVIETSPQNVG